One stretch of candidate division KSB1 bacterium DNA includes these proteins:
- a CDS encoding type II toxin-antitoxin system RelE/ParE family toxin, translating into METAKVIWSDKAISNLRKIHSYISEDSLERANKVVEKILAKTSQLELFPKSGRKIPELNEFVRYRELIVKPYRVQYKVENNVVSILQVIHSKQFFERLF; encoded by the coding sequence ATGGAAACAGCCAAAGTAATTTGGTCGGACAAAGCGATCTCAAATTTGCGAAAAATTCATTCCTATATCTCTGAAGACTCACTTGAAAGGGCAAATAAAGTAGTCGAAAAAATTCTTGCAAAAACCAGTCAACTCGAACTCTTTCCAAAATCGGGACGAAAAATTCCTGAATTGAATGAGTTCGTTCGCTATCGAGAATTAATTGTGAAACCATATCGCGTTCAGTACAAAGTCGAAAATAATGTCGTCTCAATTCTTCAGGTTATTCATTCGAAACAATTTTTCGAAAGACTATTCTAA
- a CDS encoding NAD(P)(+) transhydrogenase (Re/Si-specific) subunit beta, with translation MTSIANWVYLLSAVLFIFGLKNLGSAKTARRGNLLAMLAMLLAVVVTLLDQQILSFTYIFVGLIIGSAIGAVVAKKIQMTQMPEMVALFNGLGGAASALVASAEFFRGSADLQSSILATICLSVLIGTVTLSGSLIAFAKLKGIMKGAPITYRGQHVMNGLIVATVLAFGIMLVLDPSNWTMLIGILGLAAVLGITSVIPIGGADMPVVISLLNSYSGLAAAATGFVISNNILIISGALVGASGLILTKIMCVAMNRSLGNVLFAAVGSDGGSASGSTEQKQVTRYTADDAVMMLDNAQSVIIIPGYGLAVAQAQHILQEMAEILMERGIQVRYAIHPVAGRMPGHMNVLLAEASVSYDLLYEMDAINDDFQNTDVALVIGANDVVNPAARHKKESALYGMPILNVDQARTVMIVKRSLSVGFAGEDNELFYDDKTMMLFGDAKKMVTEIVQALKE, from the coding sequence ATGACCTCGATAGCGAATTGGGTTTACCTGCTTTCGGCAGTTCTATTTATTTTTGGCTTAAAAAATCTCGGCTCTGCAAAAACCGCACGGCGCGGGAATTTGCTGGCGATGCTGGCCATGCTGCTGGCCGTGGTCGTGACTTTACTTGATCAGCAGATTCTGAGTTTCACATATATTTTTGTGGGATTAATTATCGGCTCTGCCATCGGGGCTGTTGTAGCAAAAAAAATTCAAATGACCCAAATGCCAGAGATGGTAGCTTTATTCAACGGTCTTGGCGGCGCCGCCTCTGCGCTTGTTGCTTCGGCAGAGTTTTTTCGCGGGAGCGCCGACTTACAAAGTAGCATTCTGGCGACGATTTGCTTAAGTGTGCTGATTGGAACGGTGACCTTAAGCGGGAGCCTGATCGCATTTGCAAAGTTGAAGGGCATCATGAAAGGTGCGCCCATTACTTACCGCGGTCAGCATGTCATGAATGGCTTGATAGTGGCAACAGTTCTGGCATTCGGCATTATGCTTGTCCTCGATCCATCAAACTGGACGATGCTCATAGGAATTTTGGGATTGGCAGCCGTTCTGGGCATTACCTCGGTCATTCCAATTGGTGGTGCGGATATGCCGGTAGTCATTTCCCTGCTAAACTCCTATTCCGGATTGGCAGCGGCGGCAACCGGCTTCGTGATTTCGAACAACATCCTAATTATTAGCGGCGCTTTGGTAGGTGCCTCCGGTCTTATTTTAACCAAAATTATGTGTGTGGCCATGAACCGGTCCCTTGGCAACGTGCTGTTTGCCGCAGTCGGCAGCGACGGCGGCTCCGCTTCCGGAAGTACCGAGCAAAAACAAGTGACACGTTATACAGCCGACGATGCTGTGATGATGCTGGATAACGCACAGTCCGTCATTATCATACCGGGGTATGGTCTGGCAGTAGCGCAAGCCCAGCACATTCTGCAGGAGATGGCCGAAATCCTTATGGAAAGAGGCATCCAGGTTCGTTATGCAATTCACCCGGTGGCAGGGCGCATGCCGGGGCATATGAATGTTCTGCTAGCAGAAGCGAGCGTCTCTTACGACCTGCTCTATGAAATGGATGCGATTAACGACGACTTCCAGAACACGGATGTCGCGTTGGTGATTGGCGCAAACGACGTTGTCAATCCTGCGGCGCGCCACAAAAAAGAGAGCGCCCTTTACGGCATGCCGATTTTAAATGTCGATCAAGCGCGTACCGTCATGATTGTCAAGCGCAGTCTTTCGGTGGGCTTTGCAGGTGAAGATAACGAACTATTTTATGACGATAAAACCATGATGCTTTTCGGGGATGCCAAGAAGATGGTCACTGAGATTGTGCAGGCTTTGAAAGAGTAA
- a CDS encoding Re/Si-specific NAD(P)(+) transhydrogenase subunit alpha, with product MKIGIPKEIQDGEARVAVVPSMIPILTKDEHEVFVETEAGLRASFTDSQYEESGAAILKNAKELYAKSDVVLKFQAPEKNQTLGKHEIDLINEGKILIGSLPPGTHSDLVPKLLERKISCFAMEYLPRITKAQSMDILSSMSTVAGYKAALITAFHLGKFFPLLMTAAGTVPPATVLVLGAGVAGLQAIATAKRLGAKVEAFDPRPAVREQVESLGVFFIDMEHPEDAETEGGYAKEQSDEFLEREREAITARLTKVDAIITTAQVFGKESPVLITEEMVKMMRPGSVIVDLAAAEGGNCSLSEANKTIKKHGVTIVGAVNLARTVPVHASQMHSKNIINLFKHLASTEIGNFDFDDEITKATCISHNGQIINEMVKKNFGKEN from the coding sequence TTGAAAATTGGTATACCGAAGGAAATACAGGATGGGGAAGCTCGCGTGGCTGTGGTTCCTTCTATGATTCCTATTTTAACTAAAGATGAGCACGAAGTATTTGTTGAAACTGAGGCAGGTTTGAGAGCCTCTTTCACGGATTCCCAATATGAGGAGTCCGGTGCAGCTATTCTAAAAAACGCCAAGGAGTTGTATGCGAAATCTGACGTTGTTTTAAAATTCCAGGCGCCGGAGAAAAATCAAACTCTTGGCAAACATGAAATTGATTTAATAAATGAGGGCAAAATACTCATCGGTTCCCTGCCACCCGGAACTCATTCTGACCTCGTTCCAAAATTGCTTGAGCGCAAAATCAGTTGTTTTGCGATGGAGTATTTACCGAGAATTACCAAAGCTCAAAGTATGGACATTCTCAGTTCGATGTCAACGGTGGCAGGATATAAAGCAGCTCTGATCACGGCCTTTCATCTCGGTAAATTTTTCCCTTTGCTTATGACAGCCGCCGGAACCGTCCCGCCGGCAACGGTTCTTGTGCTTGGTGCTGGCGTCGCGGGTCTGCAAGCAATTGCCACGGCCAAACGTCTTGGCGCTAAGGTTGAGGCGTTCGATCCGCGTCCGGCAGTAAGAGAACAGGTCGAAAGTTTGGGTGTATTTTTTATTGATATGGAGCATCCGGAAGATGCAGAGACCGAAGGCGGCTATGCAAAAGAGCAATCCGATGAGTTTCTTGAACGCGAACGCGAAGCCATTACGGCCCGGTTGACAAAAGTCGATGCGATAATTACCACAGCCCAGGTATTTGGTAAAGAGTCTCCAGTGCTGATTACCGAGGAAATGGTAAAAATGATGAGGCCCGGCTCGGTCATTGTCGATCTAGCCGCTGCCGAAGGCGGGAACTGCAGCTTATCAGAAGCCAATAAAACAATCAAAAAGCATGGCGTCACGATTGTTGGCGCTGTAAATTTGGCACGCACCGTACCTGTTCATGCCAGCCAGATGCACTCAAAAAATATCATCAATTTATTTAAACATCTGGCCAGTACGGAAATCGGAAATTTTGATTTTGATGATGAAATTACCAAAGCCACGTGTATTAGCCACAACGGTCAAATCATCAACGAAATGGTAAAAAAGAATTTTGGAAAGGAGAATTGA
- a CDS encoding NAD(P) transhydrogenase subunit alpha — translation MSEGILISVYIFVLAVFIGFELITKVPPLLHTPLMSGSNAISGITVVGALLSAGAGESRLSAILGLLAVIFATINVVGGFMVTDRMLGMFKKDKRKNREGESVK, via the coding sequence ATGTCCGAAGGTATTCTGATTTCGGTTTATATTTTTGTCTTGGCGGTTTTTATCGGATTTGAACTTATTACGAAGGTTCCGCCTCTTTTACATACGCCATTAATGTCCGGATCAAATGCAATCTCTGGAATTACCGTCGTTGGCGCTCTGCTCAGTGCGGGCGCAGGTGAGTCACGTTTATCCGCAATCCTTGGATTGCTGGCGGTTATTTTTGCAACGATTAACGTTGTGGGCGGTTTTATGGTCACAGATCGCATGCTCGGAATGTTTAAGAAAGACAAGAGAAAAAATAGGGAAGGGGAATCGGTTAAATGA